The following coding sequences are from one Diabrotica virgifera virgifera chromosome 2, PGI_DIABVI_V3a window:
- the LOC126880300 gene encoding uncharacterized protein LOC126880300 — translation MNEKKESPTNSRTAKIMSLVKHLIFLPKYETTKGLSSENRNTAITLLRNNEGNLDDEHNSTNLEKEKNMKGIVKVLENKLKDKKENYNEVEYIEKQKTKNSEEIRTAHLKGMDNPFLLKMTGYLQYILFS, via the exons ATGAATGAAAAAAAAGAGAGTCCTACGAATTCAAGAACAGCAAAAATAATGAGCTTAGTAAAGCATCtaatatttttaccaaaatatgAAACTACCAAAGGATTAAGTTCAGAAAATCGGAATACTG CAATAACATTGTTAAGAAATAATGAGGGTAATTTAGACGACGAACATAATTCAACTAACTTAGAAAAGGAAAAGAACATGAAAGGGATTGTGAAAGTTTTAGAAAATAAACTGAaagataaaaaagaaaattataatgAGGTGGAATacatagaaaaacaaaaaacaaagaatAGCGAAGAGATTCGGACAGCCCATTTGAAAGGTATGGACAAcccttttttgttgaaaatgacaGGATATTTGCAATATATTTTGTTCAGCTAG